The following nucleotide sequence is from Brassica oleracea var. oleracea cultivar TO1000 unplaced genomic scaffold, BOL UnpScaffold01421, whole genome shotgun sequence.
GGCGTGATTGCTGGTTTGTTTAGAGAAGAGTTGCGAAGGAATGTCAACCTCCCGGCATCAGCGATTAAAGATGCTATAAAGGAAAGATATGATATCGTGGTGCCTATAGGTAAGTGTTATAGAGGAAGACACATAGCCTTGGGTACAATCCTTGAAGCACAGACAACGCAATTTGGCAAGTTATGGGATTATGAAGCAGAGTTACATAGATCAAATGGTGGTATAAGCACTGAATTATGCACAAGAGAGGCTAACGGTGTTCAGATGTTTGACTGCTTTTATATTTGCTTCAAGGAATTACGTGAATCATGGAAGAGTTGTTGTAGACCTGTAATAGGTCTTGATGGATGCTTCTTAAAGTGGGATTTAAATGGAGATTTGCTTGCAGCAGTTGGTAGAGACGCTGATAACAGAATGTTTCCCATTGCTTGGGCAGTTGTAAGAGgggaaaacaaagaaacttgGGGCTGGTTTGTGAAGAAGCTAAAGATGGATCTCGACTTGGGAAATGTCAAGGATCTGACCATCATTTCGGATAAACAAAAAGGTCTTGTTCATGCCATACAGTTGGAACTCTCTGATGCAGAACACCGCATGTGTGCTAGACATATTTATGCGAATTGGAAGAAGCTTGGGTTTGCGAGATCAGAGTTTAAATCTTTGTTTTGGGGAGTTGCTTACAGCTACACTGAAGGAGAGTATGAAGAGAAGTTGAGTCTATTAGAGGCATATAATGTTGTAGCACACCAAGAGTTACTCAAGACGGACCCTAAGAGGTGGTGTAGAGCATATTTCAGTGTTGATTCACACTGTCCTGACGTGCATAATAACTTATCTGAGAGCTTCAACAGAACCATAAAGATGGCAAGGGCGAAACCCGTGATAACTATGTTGGAGGACATTCGGAGACAAGCTATGAAGAGGAATTCAAGGTGGTGGTTTATGGCAGATAAGTGGGATACTATTGTTACACCAATCACACTTGCTTTATTGGAGAAAGCAAGGATTGCCAAGAAATATTGTTCAACACTACGAAGCAGCTCAAGTTTGCATGAGGTTAATGAGTGTGATAATGGTTACACAGTGAATTTGGCAACACATCAGTGTGCTTGCAGGCGATGGGATCTTACTGGTATACCTTGCAAACATGCTGTCTGTGTGTTTGATGATAATCAAGAAGACCCTGTGAAGTATACATCCGAGGTGTCTTCTCGGaatctgtctttttttttgtcaatgacTTTTTTTGTTCACATGACTTGAATTTGTCTTTTGTTGTTCTCATGACTTAAAATTTGTCTTTTGTTGTTCTCATGACATGACTTAATGTAGtttgtttggttcggttttatgatcttgatgtttttt
It contains:
- the LOC106321316 gene encoding uncharacterized protein LOC106321316, giving the protein MKDLRYAYDYLDEEMRILRSAGKLGVDVVEVFVEHIPNTEQDERSCSDEDEEVDRPKEDDEPEESEDENPTIQDIPAEIMTGNEAATGENQNENDDVGDELVVDAADGGSDSRFKSIFDEGMKAIPDKEAYGEGINEEEKDDDSEDERAPVDVEYPDTPVDSEDEWEGWNRERRGKGKVKEKDKYHGDYEKPPYIWLFQKFNSGLEFKDQLLKYSMNTQYDVKMAKSESWRIAVVCSNEKCKFRVYCSVEKPINRWMVKVCHMKHNHGKSSRISMLKQGVIAGLFREELRRNVNLPASAIKDAIKERYDIVVPIGKCYRGRHIALGTILEAQTTQFGKLWDYEAELHRSNGGISTELCTREANGVQMFDCFYICFKELRESWKSCCRPVIGLDGCFLKWDLNGDLLAAVGRDADNRMFPIAWAVVRGENKETWGWFVKKLKMDLDLGNVKDLTIISDKQKGLVHAIQLELSDAEHRMCARHIYANWKKLGFARSEFKSLFWGVAYSYTEGEYEEKLSLLEAYNVVAHQELLKTDPKRWCRAYFSVDSHCPDVHNNLSESFNRTIKMARAKPVITMLEDIRRQAMKRNSRWWFMADKWDTIVTPITLALLEKARIAKKYCSTLRSSSSLHEVNECDNGYTVNLATHQCACRRWDLTGIPCKHAVCVFDDNQEDPVKYTSE